A single window of Candidatus Binataceae bacterium DNA harbors:
- a CDS encoding alpha/beta hydrolase-fold protein, with product MSSIAGELVTETFEYDGGRRVRVYVPPEPPEAVVFAGDGQLISQWGGVLEAADLLPTMIVGVYGLADEMLRLHEYSAALDPERFAAHEKFFVDDVRGWVRSRFGVALPNERTAVFGVSAGGELALAIGLRHPDLYGAIFCASPGGGYRPPEVMPSSIPRAYLVAGTLEPFFLENATRWAVALLDAGADVVMSERVASHGDAFWGEEFPLMVAWAFGR from the coding sequence GTGTCGTCCATCGCAGGAGAGCTCGTCACCGAGACATTCGAGTACGACGGTGGCCGGCGGGTCAGGGTGTATGTCCCACCGGAGCCGCCCGAGGCGGTCGTGTTCGCCGGTGACGGTCAGTTGATCTCGCAGTGGGGCGGCGTCCTGGAGGCGGCCGATCTACTGCCCACGATGATTGTCGGCGTATACGGGCTGGCCGATGAAATGTTGCGACTCCATGAGTACTCAGCAGCTCTTGACCCAGAGCGGTTCGCGGCACACGAGAAGTTCTTCGTTGACGATGTCCGCGGATGGGTGCGGTCGCGTTTCGGCGTCGCGCTGCCGAACGAACGCACCGCGGTGTTCGGTGTCTCGGCGGGTGGGGAACTCGCGCTCGCCATTGGGCTGCGGCACCCGGACCTCTACGGTGCGATCTTCTGCGCCTCACCGGGCGGGGGTTACCGGCCGCCTGAGGTAATGCCGAGCTCGATTCCGCGCGCGTACCTCGTCGCTGGCACGCTGGAGCCGTTTTTCCTAGAGAACGCGACCCGGTGGGCGGTCGCGCTGCTCGATGCAGGTGCGGACGTCGTGATGAGCGAGCGGGTCGCGTCCCACGGCGACGCGTTTTGGGGAGAAGAGTTCCCGCTGATGGTGGCGTGGGCGTTTGGACGATGA